A genomic region of Trifolium pratense cultivar HEN17-A07 linkage group LG3, ARS_RC_1.1, whole genome shotgun sequence contains the following coding sequences:
- the LOC123917063 gene encoding receptor kinase-like protein Xa21, translated as MSSLRSLQLQDNQITGFIPNQIIKLYSLRVLNMSSNRFEGVLSSNLTNLNELRVLDLSSNKIVSRIPEDISSLKKLHALKLGRNNLYGTIPATLGNISSLKNISFGTNFLHGWIPSDLGRLHNLIELDLTINNLTGTVPSVVYNLSSLVNLALAANSFWGEIPYNVGHKLPKLLIFNFCFNKFTGRIPGSLHNLTNIRVIRMLSNHLEGTVPPGLGNLPFLQLYNIGNNRIITSGVKGLEFITSLANSTHLNFLNIQGNMLEGEIPETIGNLSKDLSILYMGGNRFNGSIPSSISRLSGLRRLNLSHNSISGEIPKELGQLEELQELYLARNKISGAIPKSLGNLLNLNKIDLSRNELVGKIPISFGNFQNLLHMDLSSNKLNGNIPAEILNLPTLSIVLNLSMNMLSGSGPIPHVGKLTTIASIDFSNNQLNGSIPSSFSSCLSLEKLFLARNMLSGSIPKSLGDVRALETLDLSSNLLTGCIPVELQNLHVLQLLNLSYNDLEGAIPSGGVFKNLSDVDFEGNKKLCLHVTCVPQVHRRRHVVLYIIIAVAVTLVVLCLKIGLLLNYRKAKVTATTASEQLKPHARMVSYDELRLATEEFIQENLIGIGSFGSVYKGRLSQGNTIAVKVLDTLRTGSLKSFFAECEAMKNSRHINLVKLITSCSSVDFRNNDFLALVYEYLSNGSLEDWIKGRRNHANGNGLNLMERVNIAIDVACALDYLHNDSETPIVHCDLKPSNILLDEDMTAKVGDFGLARLLIQRSTDQVSISSTHVLRGSIGYIPPEYGWGEKPSAAGDVYSFGIVLLELFSGKSPQDDCFTGGLSITKWVQYNKCVQVIDAHLLSLILHDDPAREDSNLQLICVDAIMGVAMSCTADNPDDRIGIRAAFHQLKAARDNSLMKKI; from the exons ATGTCCTCTCTTCGGTCCCTCCAATTGCAGGATAACCAGATCACAGGATTCATTCCTAACCAAATTATCAAACTATATAGTTTGAGAGTTCTAAATATGAGCTCTAACAGATTTGAAGGAGTACTCTCTTCAAACCTTACCAACCTAAATGAGCTTCGGGTTCTTGATTTGTCCTCAAACAAGATTGTAAGCAGAATTCCCGAAGACATCAGCAGCTTGAAAAAGCTACATGCCTTGAAACTTGGAAGGAATAACCTCTATGGTACAATTCCAGCAACTCTAGGAAATATTTCTTCTTTGAAAAACATAAGTTTTGGCACCAACTTTCTTCATGGTTGGATTCCAAGTGACTTAGGTAGGCTACATAATTTAATTGAGCTTGATCTCACTATTAACAATCTTACTGGGACTGTTCCATCTGTTGTATACAACTTGTCTTCCCTTGTTAACTTGGCCTTAGCTGCAAACTCCTTTTGGGGTGAGATACCTTACAATGTTGGCCATAAACTTCCAAAACtactaattttcaatttctgcttCAATAAGTTCACAGGTAGAATTCCAGGGTCTCTGCACAACCTCACCAATATTAGGGTTATTCGCATGCTCTCTAACCATTTGGAAGGAACAGTTCCACCTGGTTTGGGAAATCTCCCATTTCTTCAATTGTATAATATTGGAAATAACAGGATAATCACCTCGGGAGTCAAAGGTTTGGAGTTCATTACTTCATTGGCAAACAGCACCCACTTGAACTTTCTAAACATTCAAGGCAATATGCTAGAAGGCGAAATTCCTGAAACCATTGGCAATCTCTCCAAGGATCTATCAATTTTATACATGGGAGGGAATCGTTTCAATGGAAGTATACCGTCTTCCATCAGCCGTCTTAGTGGCTTGAGGAGGCTAAACTTGAGCCACAATTCAATTAGTGGAGAGATTCCAAAGGAGTTAGGCCAGTTAGAGGAACTACAAGAGCTATATCTGGCTAGAAATAAGATATCAGGAGCTATTCCAAAATCCCTTGGTAATCTTCTAAATTTAAACAAGATTGATTTGTCAAGAAATGAACTTGTGGGTAAAATACCTATCAGTTTTGGGAATTTTCAAAATCTTCTCCACATGGACTTGTCTAGCAACAAGCTCAATGGAAACATACCTGCGGAAATTCTCAATCTTCCAACTCTGAGCATTGTTTTAAACTTATCTATGAACATGTTGAGTGGAAGTGGACCAATACCTCATGTTGGGAAATTGACTACCATTGCCTCTATTGACTTTTCCAACAACCAATTGAATGGCAGCATTCCAAGCTCATTCAGCAGTTGTTTGAGCTTGGAGAAATTGTTTTTGGCTAGAAATATGCTTTCAGGTTCCATTCCAAAATCTCTTGGAGATGTGAGAGCCTTGGAAACTTTAGACTTGTCCTCCAACCTACTCACAGGATGCATTCCTGTTGAACTTCAAAATCTGCACGTCCTTCAGCTTTTAAACCTCTCTTACAATGATTTAGAAGGAGCCATTCCTAGTGGTGGAGTTTTCAAAAATCTCTCTGATGTAGACTttgaaggaaataaaaaattatgcttGCATGTTACATGTGTTCCTCAAGTCCATAGAAGAAGACATGTCGTACTTTATATCATAATAGCTGTTGCAGTAACATTGGTAGTACTGTGTCTCAAAATTGGCTTGCTCCTAAATTACAGAAAGGCGAAGGTAACAGCAACAACAGCATCTGAACAGCTAAAGCCACATGCTCGGATGGTCTCTTATGATGAGCTTCGCTTGGCAACTGAGGAGTTCATCCAAGAAAATTTAATAGGAATTGGGAGTTTTGGATCAGTGTATAAAGGCCGTTTAAGTCAGGGAAACACTATCGCAGTGAAAGTGCTTGACACTCTACGGACAGGTTCTTTAAAGAGTTTCTTTGCAGAGTGTGAAGCTATGAAGAACTCAAGGCACATAAATCTGGTGAAGCTAATCACGTCATGCTCTAGTGTTGACTTTAGAAACAATGATTTTCTGGCTTTGGTGTATGAGTATTTAAGTAATGGGAGCTTGGAAGATTGGATTAAGGGGAGGAGAAATCATGCAAATGGAAATGGTTTGAACCTTATGGAGAGAGTGAATATAGCTATAGATGTTGCTTGTGCATTAGATTACCTGCACAATGATAGTGAAACTCCTATTGTGCACTGTGATCTAAAACCAAGCAATATTCTCCTGGATGAAGATATGACTGCAAAGGTTGGAGACTTTGGTTTGGCTAGGTTGCTTATTCAAAGATCAACTGATCAAGTTTCTATCAGCTCCACTCATGTTCTTAGGGGTTCAATTGGTTACATACCTCCAG AGTATGGATGGGGAGAGAAACCATCTGCAGCAGGAGATGTATATAGTTTTGGGATAGTGTTACTAGAGCTCTTCTCTGGAAAAAGTCCACAAGATGATTGCTTCACAGGAGGCCTGAGCATAACAAAATGGGTGCAATATAACAAGTGTGTTCAAGTCATTGACGCTCATTTGCTATCTCTCATTTTACATGATGATCCTGCTAGAGAAGACTCTAATCTACAACTCATTTGTGTGGATGCAATTATGGGAGTTGCCATGTCCTGCACTGCAGATAATCCAGATGATCGCATTGGCATTAGAGCTGCTTTTCACCAGCTAAAAGCTGCTAGGGACAACTCTCTTATGAAAAAAATCTGA
- the LOC123917064 gene encoding putative receptor-like protein kinase At3g47110 has translation MALFSHSLFHFALLIILISFDYNNLLVGVSSTTLSITTDTEALISLKSQLSNNDTSNSHSLSSWSQNSSPCNWTGVLCDKHNQRVIGLDLSGFGLSGNLSPYIGNLSSLQSLQLQDNQLIGIIPNQVTNLYNLRVLNMNSNRFEGITIPSNLTNLNELQILDLSSNKIVSRIPEDIGSLKKLQVLKLGRNSFYGTIPQSLGNISSLKNISFGTNSLTGWIPSELGKLHNLIELDLTLNNLTGTVPPVIYNLSSLVNLALASNSFWGEIPYDVGHKLPKLLVFNICLNKFTGRIPGSLHNLTNIRVIRMASNHLEGTVPPGLGNLPSLHLYNIGYNRIVTSGVNGLDFITSLTNSTHLNFLAINGNMLEGVIPETIGNLSKELSNLYMGGNRFNGSIPSSIGRLSGLKLLNLSHNSISGEIPKELGQLKELQELYLDGNKISGAIPNSLGNLIKLNKIDLSENELVSRIPIGFGNFQNLLYMDLSSNKLNSSIPVEILNLPTLSNVLNLSKNLLSGPIPEVVKLPTIATIDFSNNQLYGNIPSSFSSCLSLEKLFLSNNMLSGSIPKALGDVRGLETLDLSSNLLSGFIPIELQNLHVLTLLNLSYNDLEGALPSGGVFQNLSDVHLEGNKKLCLHFACVHQVHQRTHVRLYIIIAVVLTLVLCLTIGLLLYMKYTKVKVTATTESGQLKPQALMISYDELRLATEEFSQEKLIGIGSFGSVYKGYLNQGNTIAVKVLDTLRTGSLKSFFAECEAMKNSRHRNLVKLITSCSSVDFKNNDFLALVYEYLSNGSLEDWIKGRRNHANGNGLNLMERVNIAIDVACALDYLHNDSETPIVHCDLKPSNILLDEDMTAKVGDFGLARFLIQSSTDPVSISSTHVLRGSIGYIPPEYGWGEKPSAAGDVYSFGIVLIELFSGKSPQDDCFTGGLSITKWVQSAFKNKTVQVIDPQLLSLIFHDDPAREDSNLLIHCVEAIMGVGMSCTADNPDDRIGIRVAVRQLKAARDSLMKKI, from the exons ATGGCTTTGTTTTCTCATTCACTTTTTCATTTTGCCTTATTAATAATCCTTATCTCCTTTGATTACAACAACCTTTTGGTTGGGGTATCATCAACCACTCTAAGCATTACCACAGACACAGAAGCATTGATCTCATTAAAGTCTCAATTAAGTAATAATGACACTTCTAATTCTCATTCATTATCCTCTTGGAGCCAGAACTCATCTCCTTGCAATTGGACTGGTGTCCTATGTGACAAGCATAACCAAAGAGTGATTGGTTTAGATCTTTCAGGCTTTGGACTCTCAGGTAACTTAAGTCCTTATATAGGTAACTTGTCCTCTCTTCAGTCCCTCCAATTGCAGGATAACCAGCTCATAGGAATCATTCCTAACCAAGTTACCAATCTATATAATTTGAGAGTTCTAAATATGAATTCTAACAGATTTGAAGGAATCACCATCCCTTCAAATCTTACCAATTTAAATGAGCTTCAAATTCTTGATTTGTCCTCAAACAAGATTGTAAGTAGAATTCCTGAAGACATCGGCAGCTTGAAAAAGCTGCAGGTGTTGAAACTTGGAAGGAATAGCTTCTATGGTACAATTCCACAATCTCTAGGAAATATTTCTTCTCTAAAGAATATAAGTTTCGGCACCAACTCTCTTACTGGCTGGATTCCTAGTGAATTAGGTAAGTTACATAATTTAATTGAGCTTGATCTCACTCTTAACAATCTTACTGGAACTGTTCCACCAGTAATATACAACTTGTCTTCCCTTGTGAACTTGGCCTTAGCTTCAAATTCTTTTTGGGGTGAGATACCTTATGATGTTGGTCATAAACTTCCAAAACTACTAGTTTTCAATATCTGCTTAAATAAGTTTACAGGTAGAATTCCAGGGTCTTTGCACAACCTCACAAACATTAGGGTCATTCGTATGGCCTCTAACCATTTGGAAGGAACAGTTCCACCTGGTTTAGGAAATCTTCCATCTCTTCACTTGTATAATATTGGCTATAACAGGATAGTCACCTCAGGAGTCAATGGTTTGGACTTCATTACTTCATTGACAAACAGCACTCACTTGAACTTTCTAGCAATTAATGGAAATATGCTTGAAGGTGTGATTCCTGAAACCATTGGCAATCTCTCAAAAGAACTCTCAAACTTATACATGGGAGGGAATCGTTTCAATGGAAGTATACCATCTTCCATTGGTCGTCTTAGCGGCTTGAAGTTGTTAAACTTGAGCCACAATTCAATCAGTGGTGAGATTCCAAAGGAGTTAGGCCAGTTAAAGGAACTGCAAGAGCTATATCTAGATGGAAATAAGATATCAGGAGCTATTCCAAATTCTCTTGGTAATCTTATAAAGTTAAACAAGATTGATTTGTCAGAAAATGAACTTGTGAGTAGAATACCAATCGGTTTTGGTAATTTTCAAAACCTGCTCTACATGGACTTATCTAGCAACAAACTCAATAGTAGCATACCTGTTGAAATCCTCAATCTACCAACTTTGAGCAATGTTTTAAACTTATCAAAGAATTTGTTGAGTGGACCAATACCTGAAGTTGTGAAATTGCCTACCATTGCAACTATTGACTTTTCCAACAACCAATTGTATGGAAACATTCCAAGCTCATTCAGCAGTTGTTTGAGCTTGGAGAAATTGTTTTTGTCCAACAATATGCTTTCAGGTTCCATTCCAAAAGCTCTTGGAGATGTCAGAGGCTTGGAAACTTTGGACTTGTCCTCCAACCTACTCTCAGGATTCATTCCTATTGAACTTCAAAATTTGCATGTCCTAACACTTTTAAACCTCTCTTATAATGATTTAGAAGGAGCCCTTCCTAGTGGTGGAGTTTTCCAAAATCTCTCTGATGTTCACTTAGAAGGCAATAAAAAACTATGCTTGCATTTTGCATGCGTGCATCAAGTCCATCAAAGAACACATGTCAGACTTTATATCATCATAGCTGTTGTGTTAACATTGGTACTATGTCTCACAATTGGCTTGCTACTATACATGAAGTATACAAAGGTTAAGGTAACAGCAACAACAGAGTCTGGACAGCTAAAGCCACAG GCTCTAATGATCTCTTATGACGAGCTTCGCTTGGCAACTGAGGAATTCAGTCAAGAAAAATTAATAGGAATTGGGAGTTTTGGATCAGTGTATAAAGGCTATCTAAATCAGGGAAATACTATTGCAGTGAAAGTGCTTGACACTCTAAGAACAGGTTCTTTAAAGAGTTTCTTTGCAGAGTGTGAGGCTATGAAGAATTCAAGGCATAGAAATCTGGTTAAGCTCATCACATCATGTTCTAGTGTTGACTTTAAAAACAATGATTTTCTGGCTTTGGTGTATGAGTATTTAAGTAATGGGAGCTTGGAAGATTGGATTAAGGGGAGGAGAAATCATGCAAATGGAAATGGTTTGAACCTTATGGAGAGAGTGAATATAGCTATAGATGTTGCTTGTGCATTAGATTACCTGCACAATGATAGCGAAACTCCCATTGTGCATTGCGATTTAAAACCAAGCAACATTCTCCTGGATGAAGATATGACTGCAAAGGTTGGAGACTTTGGTTTGGCTAGGTTTCTGATTCAAAGTTCAACTGATCCAGTTTCCATCAGCTCCACTCATGTCCTTAGGGGCTCAATTGGTTACATACCTCCAG AGTATGGATGGGGAGAGAAACCTTCAGCAGCAGGAGATGTATATAGTTTTGGGATAGTGTTAATAGAGCTCTTCTCTGGAAAAAGTCCACAGGATGATTGCTTTACAGGAGGCCTGAGCATAACAAAATGGGTGCAATCAGCCTTCAAAAACAAGACTGTTCAAGTCATTGACCCTCAGCTGCtatctctcatttttcatgATGATCCTGCTAGAGAAGACTCCAATCTACTAATCCATTGTGTGGAGGCAATTATGGGAGTTGGCATGTCCTGCACTGCAGACAATCCAGACGACCGCATTGGCATTAGAGTTGCTGTTCGCCAACTAAAAGCTGCCAGGGACTCTCTTATGAAAAAAATCTGA
- the LOC123917065 gene encoding beta-amyrin 28-monooxygenase-like, protein MDTFMQSLFLIFITLIASIYVYVFHKKKQSTIKNLPPGTFGWPIVGDETYQFLFQKIETFLQERTKKYSSEIFKTKLFGESTVVMFGPAANKFISMNEQKLVKVWYLKSQCKLFNLPDQNQTQEAMQKQVVVASAPVKMLGFLKPEGIVRYMRNNNIESIIHKHFMTHWEGKTELKVYPLVKSFTISLAFQFFLGIDESNYVAKFATKFEDLYYGIYSVPVNFPGSTYHKAMKGASEIREEIQLLINDKIDGLSKGKIMDDLLAHIVDAEKSGKYVPKIEISNIIMGLINSSYISIAVTLAFMIKHIGMRPYIYQRILSEHADIVRSKGYGTVLDWESIQKLKYTWAVAQETMRLYPAAPGAFREAKTDITYEGFIIPKGWKIFWAFIGTNKNHKYFEEPQSFDPSRFEGNVPAPYTYIPYGAGPRCCPGKDYTRFVILTFIHNLITKFKWEVILPDEKVSGALVPIPAEGVPIRLHRL, encoded by the exons ATGGATACTTTCATGCAATCCTTGTTCCTAATTTTCATTACCTTAATAGCATCAATCTATGTCTATGTTTtccacaaaaagaaacaaagtaCCATAAAAAACTTGCCACCTGGTACTTTTGGTTGGCCTATAGTTGGTGATGAAACATACCAATTTTTGTtccaaaaaattgaaacttttcttCAAGAGAGAACAAAAAAGTACTCATCAGagattttcaaaacaaaactatTTGGAGAATCAACAGTGGTTATGTTTGGTCCTGCTGCAAACAAATTCATCTCAATGAATGAACAAAAACTTGTCAAAGTTTGGTACTTAAAATCTCAGTGCAAGTTATTCAATCTTCCTGATCAAAATCAGACACAAGAAGCTATGCAAAAGCAAGTAGTTGTAGCTTCTGCTCCAGTGAAAATGTTGGGATTTCTTAAGCCTGAAGGAATAGTAAGGTACATGAGAAAcaacaacattgaatcaatcATACACAAACATTTTATGACACATTGGGAAGGAAAAACAGAACTAAAAGTGTATCCTTTGGTGAAATCTTTTACAATTTCATTAGCCTTTCAGTTTTTCTTAGGAATTGATGAATCTAATTATGTAGCTAAATTTGCAACAAAGTTTGAGGATTTGTATTATGGTATTTATTCAGTTCCTGTGAATTTTCCTGGCTCTACATATCATAAAGCAATGAAGGGTGCATCTGAAATTAGGGAAGAGATTCAGCTTTTGATTAATGACAAGATTGATGGTTTGTCTAAGGGGaaaattatggatgatttaTTAGCACATATTGTTGATGCTGAGAAAAGTGGAAAATATGTGCCTAAAATTGAAATAAGTAATATCATCATGGGGTTGATCAATTCTAGCTATATCTCAATAGCTGTCACTTTGGCTTTCATGATCAAACACATTGGAATGAGACCTTATATCTACCAAAGAATCTTATCAG AGCATGCTGATATTGTAAGATCAAAAGGATATGGTACAGTGCTAGATTGGGAGAGCATACAGAAGCTAAAATATACATGGGCTGTTGCACAGGAGACCATGCGACTCTACCCAGCAGCACCAGGAGCATTCAGAGAGGCTAAAACAGATATCACCTATGAAGGTTTTATCATTCCAAAGGGATGGAAG ATATTTTGGGCATTTATTGGAACAAATAAGAATCACAAGTACTTTGAGGAACCTCAAAGTTTTGATCCATCAAGGTTTGAAGGGAATGTTCCAGCACCGTACACTTATATACCCTATGGAGCAGGACCAAGATGTTGTCCTGGAAAGGACTACACCAGATTTGTGATTCTCACTTTCATTCACAATCTTATAACAAAGTTCAAATGGGAAGTTATACTTCCTGATGAGAAAGTATCTGGTGCTTTGGTGCCTATCCCAGCTGAGGGAGTTCCTATCCGTCTTCATCGCTTGTAA
- the LOC123917066 gene encoding UDP-arabinose 4-epimerase 1-like — protein sequence MLNFARSRTPARATTRPTTMGSMDYAEPKRKGNFVGKVFIAAVLTTICIIMIKRSPNLNSPSPFAVHETGVTHVLVTGGAGYIGSHAAFRLLKDSYRVTIVDNLSRGNLGAVKVLQELFPEPGRLQFIYADLGDSNSVNKIFLENKFDAVMHFAAVAYVGESTVDPLKYYHNITSNTLLVLESMAKYDVKTLIYSSTCATYGEPEKMPITEVTPQAPINPYGKAKKMAEDIILDFSKNSDMAVMILRYFNVIGSDPEGRLGEAPRPELREQGRISGACFDAARGIIPGLKVRGTDYKTSDGTCIRDYIDVTDLVDAHVKALEKAQPAKVGIYNVGTGKGSSVKEFVEACKKATGVNIKVEFLPRRPGDYAEVYSDPTKINRELKWTAQRTDLEESLRTAWRWQKSHRDGYGIPNTY from the exons ATGCTAAATTTTGCTAGGTCCAGAACTCCGGCAAGGGCAACTACCAGACCTACAACAATGGGAA GTATGGATTATGCAGAACCAAAAAGGAAGGGAAATTTTGTTGGAAAAGTTTTTATTGCTGCTGTGTTAACAACAATATGTATTATCATGATCAAGCGATCTCCAAATTTGAATTCCCCTAGTCCG TTTGCCGTCCACGAAACTGGGGTCACACATGTTTTAGTAACAGGGGGAGCAGGCTATATTGGCTCACATGCTGCTTTTCGACTTCTGAAGGATAGCTATCGTGTCACCATAGTA GACAATCTGTCACGAGGAAATTTGGGTGCCGTCAAGGTTCTTCAAGAGTTATTTCCTGAACCCGGAAGGCTTCAATTTATATACGCTGACTTGGGAGATTCAAATTCG gttaataaaatatttttggagAACAAATTTGATGCCGTGATGCACTTTGCTGCTGTTGCATATGTAGGAGAAAGCACCGTAGATCCTCTTAA gtattatcacaatataactTCAAATACGTTGTTGGTATTGGAGTCTATGGCTAAATATGATGTGAAGACATTGATATATTCTAGTACATGTGCAACATATGGAGAACCTGAAAAGATGCCCATTACAGAAGTAACACCGCAG GCTCCAATTAATCCATATGGTAAAGCCAAGAAGATGGCAGAGGATATCATCCttgatttttctaaaaattcaGACATGGCAGTAATGATTCTCAG ATACTTCAACGTGATTGGATCAGACCCTGAAGGAAGATTGGGTGAGGCTCCAAGACCTGAATTGCGGGAGCAAGGTCGAATATCCGGTGCCTGCTTTGACGCAGCTCGTGGTATTATTCCTGGCTTAAAG GTTAGAGGAACAGACTATAAGACAAGTGATGGAACTTGCATACGAGATTATATCGATGTAACAGACCTGGTTGATGCTCATGTCAAAGCTCTTGAAAAGGCACAGCCTGCTAAAGTTGGGATCTACAATGTTGGCACAGGAAAAG GTAGTTCAGTGAAGGAATTTGTCGAAGCTTGCAAAAAGGCTACAGGTGTGAATATTAAAGTAGAATTCCTTCCTCGTCGTCCCGGTGATTATGCTGAGGTGTACAGTGACCCAACAAAGATCAACCGTGAACTGAAATGGACTGCGCAACGCACTGATCTTGAAGAGAGTTTACGGACTGCATGGAGATGGCAGAAATCTCATCGCGATGGATATGGGATTCCAAATACATATTGA